The Anolis carolinensis isolate JA03-04 chromosome 2, rAnoCar3.1.pri, whole genome shotgun sequence genome has a window encoding:
- the dimt1 gene encoding probable dimethyladenosine transferase: MPKVKTKPRSGKPKREGKAPVSGIRFNTGLGQHILKNPLIVNSIIEKASLYPTDVVLEVGPGTGNMTVKMLEKVKRVVACEVDVKLAGELQKRVQGTPLANKLEIKIGDVLKSDLPFFDACVANLPYQISSPFVFKLLLHRPFFRCAVLMFQREFALRLVAKPGSPLYCRLSVNTQLLARVDHLMKVGKNNFKPPPKVESSVVRIEPKNPPPPINFQEWDGLLRIVFVRKNKTLAAVFNSTAVKRLLEQNYRIHCSQNNLEIPENFNIGNLIHEILKDTGYSEKRARVMDIDDFISVLHGFNSKGIHFS, encoded by the exons aTGCCGAAAGTCAAGACGAAGCCCCGTTCTGGGAAGCCGAAGCGAGAAGGCAAAGCACCAG TATCTGGCATCAGATTCAACACAGGATTGGGTCAACATATCTTGAAGAATCCCCTCATTGTTAACAGCATCATAGAGAAG GCTTCCTTGTATCCTACAGATGTGGTTCTAGAGGTTGGCCCAGGCACTGGTAACATGACAGTAAAAATGTTGGAAAAGGTGAAAAGg GTAGTTGCCTGTGAGGTTGATGTAAAGCTTGCTGGGGAACTTCAGAAAAGAGTGCAGGGCAC ACCTTTGGCTAACAAACTTGAAATAAAGATTGGAGATGTATTAAAAAGTGACCTGCCATTTTTTGACGCTTGTGTAGCTAATTTGCCTTATCAA attTCTTCTCCTTTTGTTTTTAAGCTGTTGTTGCATCGGCCTTTCTTCAG gtGTGCAGTTCTTATGTTCCAAAGAGAATTTGCTCTTCGTTTGGTTGCAAAACCTGGCTCTCCTTTATATTGCAGACTCTCTGTTAATACTCAGTTATTAGCCCGTGTTGACCACTTGATGAAA gttggaaaaaataattttaaaccacCTCCCAAAGTTGAATCCAGTGTTGTGAGGATAGAACCAAAAAACCCTCCACCACCAATCAATTTTCAG GAGTGGGATGGCCTGCTAAGGATAGTTTTTGTCAGGAAAAATAAGACGCTTGCTGCAGTTTTCAA TTCAACTGCTGTGAAACGATTACTGGAACAAAATTACCGAATTCACTGTTCCCAGAATAACTTG GAAATTCCTGAAAATTTCAATATTGGAAATCTCATTCATGAAATTCTAAAAGACACCGGTTACTCAGAAAAACGTGCACGAGTAATGGATATTGATGATTTCATCAG TGTTCTACATGGCTTCAATTCAAAAGGCATCCACTTTTCCTGA